CCGATCACCAGCGTCGCCATCAGCCCGCCGGCCAGCGCAGGAACCGGTACGACGGCCGGCCAGCCCTGCGTGACCGCGTAGACGATCGTCACCCCGGATCCGAGCAGGGCGCCGCACACGCCGCCGAGTCCGGACAGCAACAGCGCCTCCATCAGGAACTGGCCGCGGATCTGCCCCCGGGTAGCGCCCAGCGAACGGCGCAGGCCGATCTCGGCCCGGCGTTCGAGCACGGAGATCACCATCGTGTTGGCGACGCCGACCCCGCCGACCAGCAGCGCGACCGAGCCGAGACCGAGCAGCAGCGCGTTCAGCGTCGCGTCGGCGGCCTGCTGGGCGGCGAGCGCGTCGGACGGGCGGGAGACCTCGACCTCGTTCGGCGCCTGTGGACTGGCTGTTGCCGCGAGCACCTTCTGGACGGCGGTGACGGAGTCGTCCGCGGCACGGGCGTAGACCGTCGTCGGGTAGCCGTCGAAGTGCAGGAGCTGCTGCGCGACCGGCCAGCCGACCAGCGCCGCGGTGTCCAGCTCCGGAGCCAGGGGTGCGGGCGCGAGCAGCCCGACGACCGTGAACCAGGAGCCGCCGAGCCAGACCTGCTGACCGGGTTCCGCGGTGCTGATGCCCAAGTGAGCGGCCGTGCCGGCACCGAGTACGACGGCCGGGTACTTCGCCGAGGCGTCGTTCAAGAAGGTGCCGCTGGCAACTGTCGTGCCGACCGCGGAGAGCAGGTCGACCTGGGCAGCCAGTACCGAGATGCCCCCGGTCTGACCGGTGGGGATCTGGTCGTTGCGGTAGACGTTGGTGCTCGGCAGCCGGCCGGTGGCGGTGGCCGCGGTCACCGGTCCGATCCGGTCGATCATCCCGACCGACTCGGTCGGCAGGTGCGCCTGCTCGCCGAACACGTTCTGCCCGGGGCCGACGGTCAGGAGGTTGGTGCCGAGGGCCTCCATCTGCCGGTCGAAGTCCGCCCGGCTGGAGGCGGAGATGCCGACCACGGAGATCATCGCCGCGATACCGATCGCGATCCCCAGCGCGGACAGGGCCACGCGCAACGGCCGCGACCGCAGTCCGGCACCGCCGACC
The Kribbella italica DNA segment above includes these coding regions:
- a CDS encoding ABC transporter permease, which produces MNTGDPLVPARLRTTDLLRVGGAGLRSRPLRVALSALGIAIGIAAMISVVGISASSRADFDRQMEALGTNLLTVGPGQNVFGEQAHLPTESVGMIDRIGPVTAATATGRLPSTNVYRNDQIPTGQTGGISVLAAQVDLLSAVGTTVASGTFLNDASAKYPAVVLGAGTAAHLGISTAEPGQQVWLGGSWFTVVGLLAPAPLAPELDTAALVGWPVAQQLLHFDGYPTTVYARAADDSVTAVQKVLAATASPQAPNEVEVSRPSDALAAQQAADATLNALLLGLGSVALLVGGVGVANTMVISVLERRAEIGLRRSLGATRGQIRGQFLMEALLLSGLGGVCGALLGSGVTIVYAVTQGWPAVVPVPALAGGLMATLVIGSLAGLYPAVRAARMSPTEALATP